The following DNA comes from Gemella massiliensis.
TGGTAGAGTATGAAGTAAGAGAATTAAAAAGATTAGAATTAATTTCCAAAGAAGATTTTATAAGAGCGATTGCTATTATAAAACATGAGATGAATTATGAATTAGCGAAAGGATAGGTGAGAAAAATGGAAAATAGTCTTATATTTATAAAAGTTAGAAAGAGAATAGAAGAAGATATTATGAAAATCGAAGATATGATTGAAGCGTGTCTTTCAGTTAAAGGTGAAAAAAAATGTCCATTATATCAAGATGTAATTGATACACAAATTTTTGGATTAACGAAAGAAATAAATCTTGCGGTAGAAATAGGGTGTATCACTGCGGAGGCAGGTAAGAAAATTTTGACCGATCTTGAAGATAAAGCCGGTATGATGTATGGCAGTGTTGACAACCAAAGCAAAGCAAACTAGGTTATGAAGATAATAAGATTACAGCAAAGTATAAAACATGAACGACGTCATGTAAAATTAGATCTTGTAGTAGCTTTAACATTATTAATTTTATTTATTTTAAGTTGTATAATGGTTTATAGCGCCAGTATGATTGGGAATAAGTATGGAACATTCACATCGTCTATACCGGTAGATGCAAATTATTTTTTAATAAGGCAAGCGATTTGGGCATCATTATCTTACGTGGCGTTTTTAATCTTTTCAGTAGTAATTCCATTCGAAATTTTTAGAAGTAAAAATTTATTAAAATATGGGCAGTTCATTATTTTAGGATTACTATTAATTCCGTTTGCATTACCAAGTATAAATGGTGCAAGATCATGGATAAGATTAGGGGCATTTAGTTTTCAACCGTCAACTTTAGCACAACTATTTATTATTATTTATATGGCATTTATTTTAGAAACAAGAAAGACAAAATTAAGACAAGTCTTAACAAGCAGTGAGTTAATTAATATTTTTGGAATACCGTTATTTTTAACAGCGGTTATATTTGCTCAAAATGATACCGGAATGGTTTTAATAACTCTTAGTGTTGTTGGAATTATGGCGCTTTGTTCCAATATGAATTTTAAAAATATTAGGAAAATTATAACACTTGCATTATTGGCGAGTGTCATGTTAATAGGTATTTTATTTATTACAGGGTTGTTTTCCGGAAGCTCATATAGAACTAATCGGATAAAGGTATTTTTGAATCCTTTTTCAGAGAATCTTAGTGCAGCGGCCGATCAGGTAATAAATTCCTATATAGCGTTTGGTAATGGTGGCTTAGTGGGTCGTGGTTTAGGAAACTCTATTCAAAAACTCGGTTATCTGCCGGAAGCTCATACAGATTTTATTTTAGCAATTATTGCAGAAGAACTCGGTCTTATAGGAGTGTTATTTGTAATTCTGTTACTTTGTATATTGGTGGGAAAAGCTGTTTTTGCGGGGACTAAATCTAAAAATACGTTTGGTGCCATGTATGCAATAGGTTTTGCAACACTTTTATCAGTTCAAACTGTTATAAATATTGGAGGGGTTACTGCTTCCATTCCCATGACAGGAGTACCACTTCCTTTTGTAAGTAATGGAGGAAGTTCGCTTTTAATTCTTAGTATAGGACTTGGTATAGTTACCAATATTCTTGCTCATGTTAAATCTTTAAGAGAAGATAAACAAAATTTATAAAAATAACTAATTTAAAGTGAAAATTTTACTAAAAGTTTAAGAATATGCTCTGTTACTTTTAGAGTTTTGTCTTTAAATTAGTTTTTTGGGTTGTATAATAAATATGGATAGGTACTAGCCCCCGAAACTTGGATAAGTTTTGGGGAGCTATTTTTAATGAAATTAATAAATGAAAAAATTTCATACCCGTATTTCTAGGAGAGCCTAGAATTTTAACTTTAGGTTTATTTTTTTATTTGAGAAAGAAATAAATTTGATGGTTAACTTGATAAGTTTTAACATTCAAGCTATAATAGTAAAGTAACTTTTAAAGGAGATATTAAATGAAATTAGAAGAGTTTAATTTTAATTTACCAGAAGAGTTGATAGCACAAACTCCGTTGTTAAAACGAGATACTAGTAAATTACTTATGGTTGATAGAAAAAACAATAATTATAAACATAAGGTATTCTCTGATATTATAGATTATTTTAATCCCGGAGATACATTAGTTCTTAATAATACCCGTGTAATGCCGGCACGCTTATATGGGGAGAAAAAAGGAACCGGTGCAGCTATTGAGGTACTACTTTTAAAAACTAAAGAACATAATATTTGGGAGTGTTTAGTAAAACCTGCCAAAAGAATAAAAATAGGAAGTATTGTTTCATTCGGTGACGGAGTTATGGAAGCGGAGTGTATCAAAGTAATGGATGATGGCTTTAGGTATTTTAAGTTTAGCTATGAGGGAATTTTTCAAGAACGTCTTGATGAACTGGGAACAATGCCACTGCCACCGTACATAAAAGAAAGATTAATTGATAAAGAACGTTATCAGACGGTTTATTCAAAAGAAATCGGCAGTTCAGCGGCTCCAACGGCAGGGTTACACTTTACAGAAGAATTGTTGAAAAAAATAAAAGAAAAAGGTGTAAATATTGCTTATTTGACGCTTCATGTAGGTCTTGGAACATTTCGCCCGGTTGTGACTGAAAATATTGAAGATCATGATATGCATTCTGAATATTATACAATTGATGAAGAAACTGCAAATATAATCAATGAAACAAAAAAAAGATGTAATAAAGTTTTTTCGGTTGGAACAACTTCTACAAGAACTTTAGAAACTATTGCTAGAGATAATAATGGAAAGATAGTTGCGGCTTCCGGATGGACAAATATATTTATTTATCCGGGATTTGAGTTTAAATGTGTAGACGGTTTGATAACTAACTTTCATTTGCCGAAATCATCACTAATAATGTTGGTTAGTGCATTTTATAGCAGAGAAAAAGTGTTAGAATTATATAAGATTGCAGTGGACAATAAATATCGTTTCTTTAGTTTTGGAGATGCGATGATGATAATATGATGTTTGAGAAAGGATTATGTAATGAGAGATGTAAGAGAAAATGCAGTTTGGTATGAGCATATTAAAACTTGTAAACAGTCAGGAGCAAGACTTGGTATAGTTCATACTCCGCATGGTAGTTTTGAAACTCCGGTATTTATGCCGGTAGGGACACAGGCAACAGTTAAAGCAATGTCGCCGGAAGAAGTTAAAAGTATGGGAGCAAATATTATTTTATCCAATACATATCATCTATGGCTTAGACCCGGAGAGGGTATAGTAGAAAAAGCCGGAGGTCTTCATAAATTTATGAATTGGGATGGGAGTATTTTAACCGATTCAGGAGGATTTCAAGTATTTTCATTAAGTGATTTAAGAAAAATAGAAGAAGAAGGAGTTCATTTTAGAAATCATCTATCGGGTGAAAAATTATTTTTATCTCCTGAAAAAGCTATGGCTATTCAAAATTCACTTGGTTCTGATATTATGATGGCATTTGATGAATGTCCTGATTTTAATCATGATTATAAATATATTAGACAATCTGTTGAAAGAACTTCACGTTGGGCAGAACGTTGTCTAAAAGCACATAAAAATCCGAAAACGCAGAGTATTTTTGGGATTGTGCAAGGTGCAGGATACGATGATTTAAGAAAACAAAGTGCAAAGGATTTAGTGAGTTTAGATTTTCCGGGATATGCAATTGGAGGGCTTTCAGTTGGGGAACCTAAGCATGAAATGTATAGGGTATTAGAATATCTAACACCGTTATTACCTACAAATAAGGCACGATATTTAATGGGTGTAGGATCTCCTGATGCGTTGTTTGAGGGTGTATTACGTGGTGTTGATATGTTTGATTGCGTATTACCTACGCGTATTGCACGAAATGGAACATGTATGACGTCGCAGGGAAGAGTTGTTGTAAAAAATGCAAAATATGCGGAAGATTTTACCCCGCTGGATTCGGAGTGTGATTGTTATTGTTGTAAAAATTATACTAAGGCATATCTTCGCCACTTATTTAAAGCAGATGAAATATTTGGAGCAAGGCTTACATCAACACATAATATACATTTTTTAATTAATATGATGAAAAATATTCGTAAGGCAATTATGGAAGATAGATTATTAGATTATAAAGAAGAATTTTTCGAAAAATATGGTTTAAATCAGGAAAATCCTAAAAATTTCTAATAATACTAATATTTATAGTTTATTTTTTTAAAACATTATAGTAGAATAAACATATACAGAAATTCGGAGGTAAAAAATATGCCAAGTCAATATATTAATATAATAATGATAGTTGCATTATTTGGTTTTATGTATTTTATAGTGATAAGACCGCAATCAAAACGAAATAAAGAATTAAAATTATTACAGGATTCTTTAAAAGAAGGTGACAGAATCGTCACATTCGCCGGGATATACGGAGATATAATAGAAGTAGGAACACTGACAGTTAAGGTAAGAATAGCACCTAAAGTAGAAATTGAGTTGGACAGAAATGCTATTCGTAGTTTAGCGGCTAAATAAAATAAAAATCGAGGATAGAAAAATTTTCTAATCTTCGATTTTTATTTTATAATATTTTAAAAAATAAATTTATTACTTACCAAATACGTTTTTCCATTCAGATTTTTTATCTAGGAATTTTATAGCTTCTTGCTTAGCGCCTTTTAGGGAGTGAGAAGCTGCCCAGCCGCATTGTATTTCATTGCAAGCCGGGACTTCAGTAGCAACAAGAACATCTTCCAACGTCTTGGTAAGAGCTTCTACTACCGCCTCATAGCTATCATTATTTATTACTGATAAATAAAACCCTGTTTGACAACCCATTGGTCCAAAATCCAAAACATTATCAAGGTGATTACGAATTAATTCTGCAATTAAATGTTCAAGAGAATGAAGGCTTGGCATTGCTAAATGTTCTTTATTCGGCTGGCAAAATCTAATATCATATTTATATATTTTATCACCATTTTCTCCGCTATATACTCCAACAAGCCTAATATAAGGTGCAACTACTTTAGTATGATCAAGGTTAAAACTTTCAACATTCATTTTTTTATTAGTCATCGTTATTCTCCATTAAAAAATAAATTTTCGATTGTAGTGTAATTATACTATATTTTTTCTAAATAAAAAAGTGTATAATTAATATAAAAAATTGTGTAAAAATACAATAAAATTGACTTATGGTAACGGATAGATTTATCTAAATTCTTTTCTTTTTTTACTTGTTATTTTTTTTACCTCCAACTGAGCTGCTGGGAGATAGCTTTTTCCATTTTTCAGTAAGTTGCAGATAATGTTGGTGATTTCAATAAAATCTTCTTCAACATACCCTTTAGTAGTCATAGCCGCTGTACCTAAACGAAGTCCGCTTGTTTTTGCCGGCGGTAACGTATCAAACGGGATACCGTTTTTGTTACATGTGATATATGCTTTACTTAGTAAATCACTGGCATCATGACCGTTAATACCGTAAGTAGTAAAGGTATCTATTAAACAAAGGTGATTATCACTTCCGTTACTTACAACAGGAATATTATTTTGTTTAAAAGTTTTAACCATAGCTTTCATGTTATTTAGAACTTGTTGTTGATAAAGTTTAAATGATGGTTGTAAAGCCTCATTAAAGCAGATTGCTTTTGCTGCAATAATATGCTCTAACGGACCGCCTTGGGCTCCCGGGAAAATCATTTTGTTGATTTTAGTAGCTATTTTTTCGTTATTGGTTAATATAATTCCTCCACGAGGGCCACGAAGAGTTTTATGTGTGGTAGAAGTTACAACGTCAGCATAAGGTAATGGAGAAGGATGTAATTTAGTAGCAACAAGCCCTGCGATATGAGCCATATCAACCATTAAGTAAGCATTGACTTCATCGGCAATTTCTCTAAATTTTTTAAAATCTATTATACGAGAATAAGCACTCGCCCCGGCTATAATCATTTTAGGTTTATACTCTTTTGCAAGTTTTAACACTTCATCATAATTGATAAGATGAGTATCTTTAGTGACGCCATAGGAGATAGCATTAAATATTTTTCCGGAGAAGTTTACACGACTACCATGTGTTAAATGTCCTCCCGAATCCATGCTCATACCAAGAACAGTATCCCCCGGATTTAGTAAAGCCATGTAAACTGCAATATTAGCACTAGAACCGGAATGAGCTTGAACATTGACAAATTCAGCATTAAATAATTTTTTTAGTCTTTCAATAGCAAGAGTTTCTATTTCATCAATAACTTCACAGCCGTCATAATATCTTTTTCCGGGATAACCCTCGGCATATTTATTGGTAAGAATACTTCCGGTTGCTTTTAGTATATTTTCTGAAACAAAATTTTCACTAGCAATGAGTTCAATATTTGTATTTTGACGATCTTTTTCTTTTTCAATAAGTTCAAAAATTTTATCCATTAAGAGCTCCTTTATAATTAGATTTGTAGAGATGATAGTTTCTCAATTTTTATAGAAATATTTTAACATATGATAAATTGAAATCAAAACAAATGAATTGAAATTAAGTTCGGGGTTTAGGTAGAAAATCGAAATTATTTGTGCTATAATTATAGAGGGATACGGCTGTATTACTATATCGAACCAAATTTAAGGAGAATATTTAAAATGCTTGTAGATAAACCGTTGAAGCTATTTTCATTGAATTCTAATATTCCACTGGCAAAACAAGTTGCAAATTCACTAGGGGTGGAACTTAGTAAATGTAGTGTTAAAAAGTTTAGCGATGGGGAGGTTTCTATCAATATTGAAGAAAGTGTTAGAGGTTGTGAGGTATTTGTTATTCAATCAACAAGTGAACCTGTAAATGACAATTTAATGACGCTTTTAATTATGATTGATGCTTTAAAACGTGCTTCTGTAGATACTATTAATGTAGTAATTCCATATTATGGATATGCAAGACAAGATAGAAAAGCGAGAAGTAGAGAACCGATTACTGCTAAATTGGTAGCTAATCTTTTAGAAGTAGCTGGAGCTGACAGAGTAATTGCCTTAGACTTACATGCACTTCAAATTCAAGGTTTCTTTGATATTCCGGTAGATCATCT
Coding sequences within:
- a CDS encoding YqgQ family protein, which translates into the protein MINFYDLQQFLKSFGIIIYMKDRKHTLSMVEYEVRELKRLELISKEDFIRAIAIIKHEMNYELAKG
- a CDS encoding DUF1507 family protein — protein: MENSLIFIKVRKRIEEDIMKIEDMIEACLSVKGEKKCPLYQDVIDTQIFGLTKEINLAVEIGCITAEAGKKILTDLEDKAGMMYGSVDNQSKAN
- a CDS encoding FtsW/RodA/SpoVE family cell cycle protein, which codes for MKIIRLQQSIKHERRHVKLDLVVALTLLILFILSCIMVYSASMIGNKYGTFTSSIPVDANYFLIRQAIWASLSYVAFLIFSVVIPFEIFRSKNLLKYGQFIILGLLLIPFALPSINGARSWIRLGAFSFQPSTLAQLFIIIYMAFILETRKTKLRQVLTSSELINIFGIPLFLTAVIFAQNDTGMVLITLSVVGIMALCSNMNFKNIRKIITLALLASVMLIGILFITGLFSGSSYRTNRIKVFLNPFSENLSAAADQVINSYIAFGNGGLVGRGLGNSIQKLGYLPEAHTDFILAIIAEELGLIGVLFVILLLCILVGKAVFAGTKSKNTFGAMYAIGFATLLSVQTVINIGGVTASIPMTGVPLPFVSNGGSSLLILSIGLGIVTNILAHVKSLREDKQNL
- the queA gene encoding tRNA preQ1(34) S-adenosylmethionine ribosyltransferase-isomerase QueA; translation: MKLEEFNFNLPEELIAQTPLLKRDTSKLLMVDRKNNNYKHKVFSDIIDYFNPGDTLVLNNTRVMPARLYGEKKGTGAAIEVLLLKTKEHNIWECLVKPAKRIKIGSIVSFGDGVMEAECIKVMDDGFRYFKFSYEGIFQERLDELGTMPLPPYIKERLIDKERYQTVYSKEIGSSAAPTAGLHFTEELLKKIKEKGVNIAYLTLHVGLGTFRPVVTENIEDHDMHSEYYTIDEETANIINETKKRCNKVFSVGTTSTRTLETIARDNNGKIVAASGWTNIFIYPGFEFKCVDGLITNFHLPKSSLIMLVSAFYSREKVLELYKIAVDNKYRFFSFGDAMMII
- the tgt gene encoding tRNA guanosine(34) transglycosylase Tgt; the protein is MRDVRENAVWYEHIKTCKQSGARLGIVHTPHGSFETPVFMPVGTQATVKAMSPEEVKSMGANIILSNTYHLWLRPGEGIVEKAGGLHKFMNWDGSILTDSGGFQVFSLSDLRKIEEEGVHFRNHLSGEKLFLSPEKAMAIQNSLGSDIMMAFDECPDFNHDYKYIRQSVERTSRWAERCLKAHKNPKTQSIFGIVQGAGYDDLRKQSAKDLVSLDFPGYAIGGLSVGEPKHEMYRVLEYLTPLLPTNKARYLMGVGSPDALFEGVLRGVDMFDCVLPTRIARNGTCMTSQGRVVVKNAKYAEDFTPLDSECDCYCCKNYTKAYLRHLFKADEIFGARLTSTHNIHFLINMMKNIRKAIMEDRLLDYKEEFFEKYGLNQENPKNF
- the yajC gene encoding preprotein translocase subunit YajC encodes the protein MPSQYINIIMIVALFGFMYFIVIRPQSKRNKELKLLQDSLKEGDRIVTFAGIYGDIIEVGTLTVKVRIAPKVEIELDRNAIRSLAAK
- a CDS encoding S-ribosylhomocysteine lyase: MTNKKMNVESFNLDHTKVVAPYIRLVGVYSGENGDKIYKYDIRFCQPNKEHLAMPSLHSLEHLIAELIRNHLDNVLDFGPMGCQTGFYLSVINNDSYEAVVEALTKTLEDVLVATEVPACNEIQCGWAASHSLKGAKQEAIKFLDKKSEWKNVFGK
- the glyA gene encoding serine hydroxymethyltransferase, whose amino-acid sequence is MDKIFELIEKEKDRQNTNIELIASENFVSENILKATGSILTNKYAEGYPGKRYYDGCEVIDEIETLAIERLKKLFNAEFVNVQAHSGSSANIAVYMALLNPGDTVLGMSMDSGGHLTHGSRVNFSGKIFNAISYGVTKDTHLINYDEVLKLAKEYKPKMIIAGASAYSRIIDFKKFREIADEVNAYLMVDMAHIAGLVATKLHPSPLPYADVVTSTTHKTLRGPRGGIILTNNEKIATKINKMIFPGAQGGPLEHIIAAKAICFNEALQPSFKLYQQQVLNNMKAMVKTFKQNNIPVVSNGSDNHLCLIDTFTTYGINGHDASDLLSKAYITCNKNGIPFDTLPPAKTSGLRLGTAAMTTKGYVEEDFIEITNIICNLLKNGKSYLPAAQLEVKKITSKKRKEFR